One stretch of Arachis hypogaea cultivar Tifrunner chromosome 20, arahy.Tifrunner.gnm2.J5K5, whole genome shotgun sequence DNA includes these proteins:
- the LOC112782979 gene encoding probable E3 ubiquitin ligase SUD1 isoform X2 — MLQVCKHAFSFSPVYAENAPARLPFQEFVVGMAMKACHVLQFFLRLSFVLSVWLLIIPFITFWIWRLAFVRSFSEAQRLFLSHLSTAVILTDCLHGFLLSASIVFIFLGATSLRDYFRHLREIGGQDADREDEVDRNGARIARRAPGQANRNINGDGNGEDAGGAQGIAGAGQVIRRNAENVAARWEMQAARLEAHVEQMFDGLDDADGAEDVPFDELVGMQGPVFHLVENAFTVLASNMIFLGVVIFVPFSLGRIILHYLSWFFSTASGPVIAAMAPLTDASLSLANITLKNALTAVKNLSSETQESGSIGQVADMLKVNASGLSEMANNISESASSDLLKGVSIGTSRLSDVTTLAIGYIFILSLIFCYFGIVALIRYTKGEPLMMGRFYGIASIAETIPSLFRQFLAAMKHLMTMVKVAFLLVIELGVFPLMCGWWLDVCTIQMFGKTMVHRVQFFSASPLASSLVHWVVGIVYMLQISIFVSLLRGVLRNGVLYFLRDPADPNYNPFRDLIDDPVHKHARRVLLSVAVYGSLIVMLVFLPVKLAMRMAPSIFPLDISVSDPFTEIPADMLLFQICIPFAIEHFKLRTTIKSLLRYWFTAVGWALGLTDFLLPRPDDNGGQENGNGEPVRQDRLQVVQAGVHDQGMVAFAGDDLNRVINAAGDPNAAEDYDNDEQSDSDYAFALRIVLLLVIAWMTLLVFNSALIVVPISLGRALFNSIPRLPITHGIKCNDLYAFVIGSYVIWTAVAGVRYSIEQIKKRRASVLFGQIWKWCAIVMKSSALLSIWIFVIPVLIGLLFELLVIVPMRVPVDESPVFLLYQDWALGLIFLKIWTRLVMLDHMMPLVDDSWRVKFERVREDGFSRLQGLWVLREIVLPIIMKLLTALCVPYVLARGVFPVLGYPLVVNSAVYRFAWLGCLCFSFLCFCAKRFHVWFTNLHNSIRDDRYLIGRRLHNFGEHVEKANEAGASTGVPDTILSDHEADVGLRLRRINQQAG, encoded by the exons ATGCTGCAGGTCTGCAAGCATGCATTCTCGTTTTCTCCTGTTTATGCTGAGAATGCCCCAGCTAGGTTACCGTTTCAAGAATTTGTGGTTGGAATGGCAATGAAAGCTTGCCACGTTCTGCAATTCTTCTTGCGCCTGAGCTTTGTGCTATCCGTGTGGCTCCTAATTATACCTTTCATAACATTCTGGATATGGCGATTAGCTTTTGTAAGAAGTTTCAGTGAAGCCCAGAGGCTATTCCTAAGTCATTTATCAACAGCAGTTATTCTGACTGATTGCCTCCATGGTTTCCTGCTTTCTGCAAGCATTGTCTTCATATTTCTTGGGGCCACTTCTCTGAGAGATTACTTTAGGCATTTGCGAGAAATTGGGGGACAGGATGCTGATAGAGAAGATGAAGTGGACAGAAATGGGGCGCGAATTGCTAGAAGAGCTCCTGGACAAGCTAATCGTAATATTAATGGTGATGGGAATGGTGAAGATGCTGGTGGAGCACAAGGAATTGCAGGAGCTGGACAAGTGATTAGAAGAAATGCTGAAAATGTTGCTGCACGGTGGGAGATGCAAGCAGCACGTCTTGAGGCCCATGTTGAGCAGATGTTTGATGGTCTGGATGATGCTGATGGAGCAGAGGATGTGCCCTTTGATGAACTTGTTGGCATGCAGGGTCCAGTTTTTCATTTGGTTGAGAATGCATTTACT GTGCTTGCAAGCAATAtgattttccttggtgttgtaaTCTTTGTGCCCTTCTCATTGGGTCGCATCATACTCCATTATCTATCTTGGTTCTTCTCAACTGCTAGTGGTCCTGTAATAGCTGCTATGGCCCCACTTACTGACGCATCTCTTTCCCTAGCAAATATTACGTTAAAAAATGCATTAACTGCTGTTAAGAATTTGTCATCTGAGACTCAAGAAAGTGGATCAATTGGTCAGGTTGCAGACATGCTGAAAGTGAATGCTAGTGGATTGAGTGAAATGGCAAACAACATAAGTGAATCTGCCTCGTCTGATCTCTTGAAAGGAGTGTCAATTGGAACTTCAAGGCTTTCAGATGTTACTACTTTAGCAATAGGATATATATTCATATTGAGTCTAATTTTCTGCTACTTCGGTATTGTTGCTTTGATTCGTTACACGAAGGGTGAGCCTTTGATGATGGGAAGATTCTATGGTATTGCTTCTATAGCAGAAACAATTCCATCTCTCTTCAGGCAGTTTTTGGCAGCAATGAAGCACTTGATGACTATGGTTAAGGTTGCTTTCCTTTTGGTTATTGAACTTGGGGTATTCCCCTTGATGTGTGGATGGTGGCTTGATGTTTGCACCATACAGATGTTTGGGAAGACAATGGTTCACAGAGTTCAGTTCTTCTCTGCATCACCTTTAGCCAGTTCCCTAGTTCATTGGGTTGTGGGGATTGTGTATATGCTACAAATTAGCATATTTGtcagccttcttagaggg GTTTTGCGCAATGGGGTTCTGTACTTCCTTCGGGATCCAGCTGATCCAAACTACAATCCGTTCCGTGATCTGATTGATGATCCTGTCCACAAGCATGCTCGCAGGGTTCTGTTATCTGTTGCAGTTTATGGCAGTTTGATTGTGATGCTAGTATTTTTGCCTGTTAAACTTGCCATGCGGATGGCTCCTTCTATTTTCCCACTTGACATATC GGTTTCTGATCCATTCACTGAAATCCCAGCGGACATGCTTCTCTTTCAGATTTGTATCCCATTTGCTATTGAGCATTTTAAATTGCGGACAACTATTAAATCCCTGCTTCGATACTGGTTCACAGCAGTTGGTTGGGCACTTGGTTTAACTGATTTCTTACTGCCTAGACCTGATGACAATGGTGGTCAAGAAAATGGAAATGGGGAACCAGTTAGGCAGGACAGGCTACAGGTTGTACAAGCAGGGGTGCACGATCAGGGTATGGTGGCCTTTGCGGGGGATGATTTGAATAGGGTTATTAATGCAGCAGGTGATCCAAATGCTGCCGAGGATTATGATAATGATGAACAATCTGATTCTGA TTATGCTTTTGCACTTCGCATTGTTCTACTACTGGTGATAGCTTGGATGACCCTGCTTGTCTTCAACTCTGCCCTGATAGTTGTACCAATTTCACTTGGACGGGCACTTTTCAATTCTATTCCACGTCTGCCCATAACTCATGGCATTAAGTGCAATG ATCTGTATGCATTCGTAATTGGAAGCTACGTGATCTGGACTGCTGTTGCTGGAGTTAGATACTCAATTGAGCAAATCAAAAAAAGGAGGGCCTCAGTCTTGTTTGGCCAAATATGGAAGTGGTGTGCCATTGTTATGAAGAGTTCTGCACTTTTGTCTATATGG ATATTTGTCATCCCGGTGCTAATTGGGCTTCTCTTTGAGCTTTTGGTCATCGTGCCAATGAGAGTTCCAGTGGACGAAAGTCCTGTGTTCCTCCTCTATCAAGACTGGGCTTTAGGCCTTATATTCCTAAAGATATGGACAAGATTG GTTATGTTAGACCACATGATGCCTCTCGTGGATGACAGCTGGCGAGTAAAGTTTGAGAGAGTGAGAGAAGATGGTTTCTCCAGGCTACAAGGCCTTTGGGTCCTTCGGGAAATTGTACTTCCAATCATAATGAAACTATTGACAGCATTGTGTGTACCTTATGTTCTTGCCAGAGGTGTGTTTCCGGTACTTGGGTATCCTTTGGTGGTCAATTCTGCTGTATATCGGTTTGCATGGTTGGGATGCCTCTGTTTCAGTTTCTTGTGCTTTTGTGCCAAGAGATTTCATGTTTGGTTTACGAATCTTCATAATTCAATACGCGATGACCGGTATCTCATTGGCCGGCGGTTGCACAACTTTGGAGAACATGTCGAGAAGGCAAATGAAGCAGGAGCTTCTACAGGCGTGCCGGATACAATTTTATCTGACCATGAAGCAGATGTTGGACTTAGGCTGAGGCGCATAAATCAACAGGCAGGCTGA
- the LOC112782979 gene encoding probable E3 ubiquitin ligase SUD1 isoform X1, with protein MLQVCKHAFSFSPVYAENAPARLPFQEFVVGMAMKACHVLQFFLRLSFVLSVWLLIIPFITFWIWRLAFVRSFSEAQRLFLSHLSTAVILTDCLHGFLLSASIVFIFLGATSLRDYFRHLREIGGQDADREDEVDRNGARIARRAPGQANRNINGDGNGEDAGGAQGIAGAGQVIRRNAENVAARWEMQAARLEAHVEQMFDGLDDADGAEDVPFDELVGMQGPVFHLVENAFTVLASNMIFLGVVIFVPFSLGRIILHYLSWFFSTASGPVIAAMAPLTDASLSLANITLKNALTAVKNLSSETQESGSIGQVADMLKVNASGLSEMANNISESASSDLLKGVSIGTSRLSDVTTLAIGYIFILSLIFCYFGIVALIRYTKGEPLMMGRFYGIASIAETIPSLFRQFLAAMKHLMTMVKVAFLLVIELGVFPLMCGWWLDVCTIQMFGKTMVHRVQFFSASPLASSLVHWVVGIVYMLQISIFVSLLRGVLRNGVLYFLRDPADPNYNPFRDLIDDPVHKHARRVLLSVAVYGSLIVMLVFLPVKLAMRMAPSIFPLDISVSDPFTEIPADMLLFQICIPFAIEHFKLRTTIKSLLRYWFTAVGWALGLTDFLLPRPDDNGGQENGNGEPVRQDRLQVVQAGVHDQGMVAFAGDDLNRVINAAGDPNAAEDYDNDEQSDSDSYAFALRIVLLLVIAWMTLLVFNSALIVVPISLGRALFNSIPRLPITHGIKCNDLYAFVIGSYVIWTAVAGVRYSIEQIKKRRASVLFGQIWKWCAIVMKSSALLSIWIFVIPVLIGLLFELLVIVPMRVPVDESPVFLLYQDWALGLIFLKIWTRLVMLDHMMPLVDDSWRVKFERVREDGFSRLQGLWVLREIVLPIIMKLLTALCVPYVLARGVFPVLGYPLVVNSAVYRFAWLGCLCFSFLCFCAKRFHVWFTNLHNSIRDDRYLIGRRLHNFGEHVEKANEAGASTGVPDTILSDHEADVGLRLRRINQQAG; from the exons ATGCTGCAGGTCTGCAAGCATGCATTCTCGTTTTCTCCTGTTTATGCTGAGAATGCCCCAGCTAGGTTACCGTTTCAAGAATTTGTGGTTGGAATGGCAATGAAAGCTTGCCACGTTCTGCAATTCTTCTTGCGCCTGAGCTTTGTGCTATCCGTGTGGCTCCTAATTATACCTTTCATAACATTCTGGATATGGCGATTAGCTTTTGTAAGAAGTTTCAGTGAAGCCCAGAGGCTATTCCTAAGTCATTTATCAACAGCAGTTATTCTGACTGATTGCCTCCATGGTTTCCTGCTTTCTGCAAGCATTGTCTTCATATTTCTTGGGGCCACTTCTCTGAGAGATTACTTTAGGCATTTGCGAGAAATTGGGGGACAGGATGCTGATAGAGAAGATGAAGTGGACAGAAATGGGGCGCGAATTGCTAGAAGAGCTCCTGGACAAGCTAATCGTAATATTAATGGTGATGGGAATGGTGAAGATGCTGGTGGAGCACAAGGAATTGCAGGAGCTGGACAAGTGATTAGAAGAAATGCTGAAAATGTTGCTGCACGGTGGGAGATGCAAGCAGCACGTCTTGAGGCCCATGTTGAGCAGATGTTTGATGGTCTGGATGATGCTGATGGAGCAGAGGATGTGCCCTTTGATGAACTTGTTGGCATGCAGGGTCCAGTTTTTCATTTGGTTGAGAATGCATTTACT GTGCTTGCAAGCAATAtgattttccttggtgttgtaaTCTTTGTGCCCTTCTCATTGGGTCGCATCATACTCCATTATCTATCTTGGTTCTTCTCAACTGCTAGTGGTCCTGTAATAGCTGCTATGGCCCCACTTACTGACGCATCTCTTTCCCTAGCAAATATTACGTTAAAAAATGCATTAACTGCTGTTAAGAATTTGTCATCTGAGACTCAAGAAAGTGGATCAATTGGTCAGGTTGCAGACATGCTGAAAGTGAATGCTAGTGGATTGAGTGAAATGGCAAACAACATAAGTGAATCTGCCTCGTCTGATCTCTTGAAAGGAGTGTCAATTGGAACTTCAAGGCTTTCAGATGTTACTACTTTAGCAATAGGATATATATTCATATTGAGTCTAATTTTCTGCTACTTCGGTATTGTTGCTTTGATTCGTTACACGAAGGGTGAGCCTTTGATGATGGGAAGATTCTATGGTATTGCTTCTATAGCAGAAACAATTCCATCTCTCTTCAGGCAGTTTTTGGCAGCAATGAAGCACTTGATGACTATGGTTAAGGTTGCTTTCCTTTTGGTTATTGAACTTGGGGTATTCCCCTTGATGTGTGGATGGTGGCTTGATGTTTGCACCATACAGATGTTTGGGAAGACAATGGTTCACAGAGTTCAGTTCTTCTCTGCATCACCTTTAGCCAGTTCCCTAGTTCATTGGGTTGTGGGGATTGTGTATATGCTACAAATTAGCATATTTGtcagccttcttagaggg GTTTTGCGCAATGGGGTTCTGTACTTCCTTCGGGATCCAGCTGATCCAAACTACAATCCGTTCCGTGATCTGATTGATGATCCTGTCCACAAGCATGCTCGCAGGGTTCTGTTATCTGTTGCAGTTTATGGCAGTTTGATTGTGATGCTAGTATTTTTGCCTGTTAAACTTGCCATGCGGATGGCTCCTTCTATTTTCCCACTTGACATATC GGTTTCTGATCCATTCACTGAAATCCCAGCGGACATGCTTCTCTTTCAGATTTGTATCCCATTTGCTATTGAGCATTTTAAATTGCGGACAACTATTAAATCCCTGCTTCGATACTGGTTCACAGCAGTTGGTTGGGCACTTGGTTTAACTGATTTCTTACTGCCTAGACCTGATGACAATGGTGGTCAAGAAAATGGAAATGGGGAACCAGTTAGGCAGGACAGGCTACAGGTTGTACAAGCAGGGGTGCACGATCAGGGTATGGTGGCCTTTGCGGGGGATGATTTGAATAGGGTTATTAATGCAGCAGGTGATCCAAATGCTGCCGAGGATTATGATAATGATGAACAATCTGATTCTGA CAGTTATGCTTTTGCACTTCGCATTGTTCTACTACTGGTGATAGCTTGGATGACCCTGCTTGTCTTCAACTCTGCCCTGATAGTTGTACCAATTTCACTTGGACGGGCACTTTTCAATTCTATTCCACGTCTGCCCATAACTCATGGCATTAAGTGCAATG ATCTGTATGCATTCGTAATTGGAAGCTACGTGATCTGGACTGCTGTTGCTGGAGTTAGATACTCAATTGAGCAAATCAAAAAAAGGAGGGCCTCAGTCTTGTTTGGCCAAATATGGAAGTGGTGTGCCATTGTTATGAAGAGTTCTGCACTTTTGTCTATATGG ATATTTGTCATCCCGGTGCTAATTGGGCTTCTCTTTGAGCTTTTGGTCATCGTGCCAATGAGAGTTCCAGTGGACGAAAGTCCTGTGTTCCTCCTCTATCAAGACTGGGCTTTAGGCCTTATATTCCTAAAGATATGGACAAGATTG GTTATGTTAGACCACATGATGCCTCTCGTGGATGACAGCTGGCGAGTAAAGTTTGAGAGAGTGAGAGAAGATGGTTTCTCCAGGCTACAAGGCCTTTGGGTCCTTCGGGAAATTGTACTTCCAATCATAATGAAACTATTGACAGCATTGTGTGTACCTTATGTTCTTGCCAGAGGTGTGTTTCCGGTACTTGGGTATCCTTTGGTGGTCAATTCTGCTGTATATCGGTTTGCATGGTTGGGATGCCTCTGTTTCAGTTTCTTGTGCTTTTGTGCCAAGAGATTTCATGTTTGGTTTACGAATCTTCATAATTCAATACGCGATGACCGGTATCTCATTGGCCGGCGGTTGCACAACTTTGGAGAACATGTCGAGAAGGCAAATGAAGCAGGAGCTTCTACAGGCGTGCCGGATACAATTTTATCTGACCATGAAGCAGATGTTGGACTTAGGCTGAGGCGCATAAATCAACAGGCAGGCTGA
- the LOC112782979 gene encoding probable E3 ubiquitin ligase SUD1 isoform X4 — MAMKACHVLQFFLRLSFVLSVWLLIIPFITFWIWRLAFVRSFSEAQRLFLSHLSTAVILTDCLHGFLLSASIVFIFLGATSLRDYFRHLREIGGQDADREDEVDRNGARIARRAPGQANRNINGDGNGEDAGGAQGIAGAGQVIRRNAENVAARWEMQAARLEAHVEQMFDGLDDADGAEDVPFDELVGMQGPVFHLVENAFTVLASNMIFLGVVIFVPFSLGRIILHYLSWFFSTASGPVIAAMAPLTDASLSLANITLKNALTAVKNLSSETQESGSIGQVADMLKVNASGLSEMANNISESASSDLLKGVSIGTSRLSDVTTLAIGYIFILSLIFCYFGIVALIRYTKGEPLMMGRFYGIASIAETIPSLFRQFLAAMKHLMTMVKVAFLLVIELGVFPLMCGWWLDVCTIQMFGKTMVHRVQFFSASPLASSLVHWVVGIVYMLQISIFVSLLRGVLRNGVLYFLRDPADPNYNPFRDLIDDPVHKHARRVLLSVAVYGSLIVMLVFLPVKLAMRMAPSIFPLDISVSDPFTEIPADMLLFQICIPFAIEHFKLRTTIKSLLRYWFTAVGWALGLTDFLLPRPDDNGGQENGNGEPVRQDRLQVVQAGVHDQGMVAFAGDDLNRVINAAGDPNAAEDYDNDEQSDSDYAFALRIVLLLVIAWMTLLVFNSALIVVPISLGRALFNSIPRLPITHGIKCNDLYAFVIGSYVIWTAVAGVRYSIEQIKKRRASVLFGQIWKWCAIVMKSSALLSIWIFVIPVLIGLLFELLVIVPMRVPVDESPVFLLYQDWALGLIFLKIWTRLVMLDHMMPLVDDSWRVKFERVREDGFSRLQGLWVLREIVLPIIMKLLTALCVPYVLARGVFPVLGYPLVVNSAVYRFAWLGCLCFSFLCFCAKRFHVWFTNLHNSIRDDRYLIGRRLHNFGEHVEKANEAGASTGVPDTILSDHEADVGLRLRRINQQAG; from the exons ATGGCAATGAAAGCTTGCCACGTTCTGCAATTCTTCTTGCGCCTGAGCTTTGTGCTATCCGTGTGGCTCCTAATTATACCTTTCATAACATTCTGGATATGGCGATTAGCTTTTGTAAGAAGTTTCAGTGAAGCCCAGAGGCTATTCCTAAGTCATTTATCAACAGCAGTTATTCTGACTGATTGCCTCCATGGTTTCCTGCTTTCTGCAAGCATTGTCTTCATATTTCTTGGGGCCACTTCTCTGAGAGATTACTTTAGGCATTTGCGAGAAATTGGGGGACAGGATGCTGATAGAGAAGATGAAGTGGACAGAAATGGGGCGCGAATTGCTAGAAGAGCTCCTGGACAAGCTAATCGTAATATTAATGGTGATGGGAATGGTGAAGATGCTGGTGGAGCACAAGGAATTGCAGGAGCTGGACAAGTGATTAGAAGAAATGCTGAAAATGTTGCTGCACGGTGGGAGATGCAAGCAGCACGTCTTGAGGCCCATGTTGAGCAGATGTTTGATGGTCTGGATGATGCTGATGGAGCAGAGGATGTGCCCTTTGATGAACTTGTTGGCATGCAGGGTCCAGTTTTTCATTTGGTTGAGAATGCATTTACT GTGCTTGCAAGCAATAtgattttccttggtgttgtaaTCTTTGTGCCCTTCTCATTGGGTCGCATCATACTCCATTATCTATCTTGGTTCTTCTCAACTGCTAGTGGTCCTGTAATAGCTGCTATGGCCCCACTTACTGACGCATCTCTTTCCCTAGCAAATATTACGTTAAAAAATGCATTAACTGCTGTTAAGAATTTGTCATCTGAGACTCAAGAAAGTGGATCAATTGGTCAGGTTGCAGACATGCTGAAAGTGAATGCTAGTGGATTGAGTGAAATGGCAAACAACATAAGTGAATCTGCCTCGTCTGATCTCTTGAAAGGAGTGTCAATTGGAACTTCAAGGCTTTCAGATGTTACTACTTTAGCAATAGGATATATATTCATATTGAGTCTAATTTTCTGCTACTTCGGTATTGTTGCTTTGATTCGTTACACGAAGGGTGAGCCTTTGATGATGGGAAGATTCTATGGTATTGCTTCTATAGCAGAAACAATTCCATCTCTCTTCAGGCAGTTTTTGGCAGCAATGAAGCACTTGATGACTATGGTTAAGGTTGCTTTCCTTTTGGTTATTGAACTTGGGGTATTCCCCTTGATGTGTGGATGGTGGCTTGATGTTTGCACCATACAGATGTTTGGGAAGACAATGGTTCACAGAGTTCAGTTCTTCTCTGCATCACCTTTAGCCAGTTCCCTAGTTCATTGGGTTGTGGGGATTGTGTATATGCTACAAATTAGCATATTTGtcagccttcttagaggg GTTTTGCGCAATGGGGTTCTGTACTTCCTTCGGGATCCAGCTGATCCAAACTACAATCCGTTCCGTGATCTGATTGATGATCCTGTCCACAAGCATGCTCGCAGGGTTCTGTTATCTGTTGCAGTTTATGGCAGTTTGATTGTGATGCTAGTATTTTTGCCTGTTAAACTTGCCATGCGGATGGCTCCTTCTATTTTCCCACTTGACATATC GGTTTCTGATCCATTCACTGAAATCCCAGCGGACATGCTTCTCTTTCAGATTTGTATCCCATTTGCTATTGAGCATTTTAAATTGCGGACAACTATTAAATCCCTGCTTCGATACTGGTTCACAGCAGTTGGTTGGGCACTTGGTTTAACTGATTTCTTACTGCCTAGACCTGATGACAATGGTGGTCAAGAAAATGGAAATGGGGAACCAGTTAGGCAGGACAGGCTACAGGTTGTACAAGCAGGGGTGCACGATCAGGGTATGGTGGCCTTTGCGGGGGATGATTTGAATAGGGTTATTAATGCAGCAGGTGATCCAAATGCTGCCGAGGATTATGATAATGATGAACAATCTGATTCTGA TTATGCTTTTGCACTTCGCATTGTTCTACTACTGGTGATAGCTTGGATGACCCTGCTTGTCTTCAACTCTGCCCTGATAGTTGTACCAATTTCACTTGGACGGGCACTTTTCAATTCTATTCCACGTCTGCCCATAACTCATGGCATTAAGTGCAATG ATCTGTATGCATTCGTAATTGGAAGCTACGTGATCTGGACTGCTGTTGCTGGAGTTAGATACTCAATTGAGCAAATCAAAAAAAGGAGGGCCTCAGTCTTGTTTGGCCAAATATGGAAGTGGTGTGCCATTGTTATGAAGAGTTCTGCACTTTTGTCTATATGG ATATTTGTCATCCCGGTGCTAATTGGGCTTCTCTTTGAGCTTTTGGTCATCGTGCCAATGAGAGTTCCAGTGGACGAAAGTCCTGTGTTCCTCCTCTATCAAGACTGGGCTTTAGGCCTTATATTCCTAAAGATATGGACAAGATTG GTTATGTTAGACCACATGATGCCTCTCGTGGATGACAGCTGGCGAGTAAAGTTTGAGAGAGTGAGAGAAGATGGTTTCTCCAGGCTACAAGGCCTTTGGGTCCTTCGGGAAATTGTACTTCCAATCATAATGAAACTATTGACAGCATTGTGTGTACCTTATGTTCTTGCCAGAGGTGTGTTTCCGGTACTTGGGTATCCTTTGGTGGTCAATTCTGCTGTATATCGGTTTGCATGGTTGGGATGCCTCTGTTTCAGTTTCTTGTGCTTTTGTGCCAAGAGATTTCATGTTTGGTTTACGAATCTTCATAATTCAATACGCGATGACCGGTATCTCATTGGCCGGCGGTTGCACAACTTTGGAGAACATGTCGAGAAGGCAAATGAAGCAGGAGCTTCTACAGGCGTGCCGGATACAATTTTATCTGACCATGAAGCAGATGTTGGACTTAGGCTGAGGCGCATAAATCAACAGGCAGGCTGA